A segment of the Amblyomma americanum isolate KBUSLIRL-KWMA chromosome 6, ASM5285725v1, whole genome shotgun sequence genome:
ATATCACCGCACGTTAAATACCCTATAGCTAGGTAGGTGGTCtatattattccagagccctccactacggcgtctctcatacatAGGTAGCTGTGTAACATGATGCAGACTGTCGCACAATTAAACGCGTGCCGTAGAATGCTTTTCTCAGCTAAACTGATgagttgttcgagctcaaatttcggaGAGAAATGGTGGATATTCAACAAAGAAATTCCACTAAATTCGGCAAAGAAATTCCGGCAAAGAATATTTGATATTCGAATATTCGGCAATGTAATTCCACTaaattccgtcttttttttttacaaaagacTTGAAATTTAGTGGAATTTTGGCCAAATTAAGTTTTTGTCATCATTAACaaagcagttgaaaaaaaaaacgtgttcaaaTCTCCCGCAAATTATCCCCACCCACCTCCTTTGCCGAATCTCCACATCTGCCAAacgagatggcgctacaagtacaTTTACTGAGAACTGCTAGTTTCGTTTCCTCGTCGCCACAGACAATGCTAATAtccgacttctttttttttaccgatTCAGGCAATTACATCACACAAATGTATCATGAAACAATTGTACCGAGCTGCTGCCATTTCTGTGCggaatttgagctcgaacaagtCACCAGTTTAGCTGAGAAAAGCATTCTACGGCGCGCAATTAACTGCGTCATACGCTGCATTTATTATCATTTGCCTATCGAAACGAGCAGCTCGCACTAACAACTTGTCACGACCGTCCAATCTGAAAAGGTGTTTTctcaactgcaacaaaatattgGTTGAACATATTTTCCAACGTCTGTTCTAGGTCGAACAAAACTCATTCTAAGCGTATACGGGGTCACGGACCTCTGCGATATCGCTCCGAGATGCAACTGAGGCAGAGACGTGCATCTTTCCATCAGCATATGAAGCAAGAAAGTGGccgtaaaaataaaagaaagaattatCTCAGCACCTGACACTGTGACAGCTCTTTGTATACTTACGGGAATTGGACTTTGTTGGAGGTTTAGCAGGTTTAGCTGGGGCCGGTTTTGGTTTCATAAATTCAGGAAGCACTGGCTTCAGTCCTGTAAATATGCAGGTAAGAGTCATATCTTTTATGCGCAAGTCTTTTTCTGTTTGTATCTCCTTTTATGCTAGCAATCATTGATGTCTGTCGTGGTGTGCGACTGAGCCGTTGATTCTGGCCCCACAAATTTTCTAATATGCACAGTTGCTGCGTTTTTTGAAAATTGCGTCATTCTGGTAGCCTTAAACTATATTAATCGCAGAGAACTTTTAAAGCAATTCGCGCTTTCAAAGACGCAGCTCCGAAGGAAGGCAGTACAAAAGAGTTCACTCACCCAGATTCAGCATCAGCTCATACTTCTTTTTGAGGTTCGAGTCCGCCGTCTTCATGCATTCCGAAAGGCCCTTCCATTCTTCGTCCGTGAAATAGTGACGAAATTTTGCAAAGTCGTCTTCGCTCGCCATTCCAGTCAACGCACGAAAGTCTCAGCAAAGATCTCTCTCCACTTCTGCGCGTTAACCGCCACTCGGAAAGGCTGTCGTCTGCGTGAGCGCTTAGCGGTTCATGTAACAATTATACAGCTTAGACACGCATAATCAGTTTAAGTTGACTATCACGGAGTTAGTAGATCGTTTCATAACGTTTTGCGATGAATATTAGTTCACATTCGTCCAGTAATTACAAACAAGTGATTACAAATGATCACACAGCCAGTGCAGAGTTTAGCAGGATCCGAACACTCATCTGGCCACATTGTagtattcttttcttcttttttttttgacggaagTTTTGTTGGTGGTCCGTATGGTCGCGTTGTTGTGTGGAAGTATGTTGAGTCTCCCCAAACGCGCGAATATAGTGCTGAGACTTCGCAGGTCTCGATCTAAATTGCAGGCCGTGAAAAATTGCGCGAGCGCTATTCATAATTTGCTGCGACGAACCGCCCCGTAGCCGCTTGTTTGAAAAGCGCGCTCAATTTAATGCGCGTACTTTGCTTTCGAGTGGCGAAGCTGGCCATCAATATCGACGCACATAATTTTGCGCTGATCGTTGCAACGCTGTCAGCCTAATGGATACGGTCCAATGTGGGCGtgagatttgtttttttttttctcctcaggtCTGTGCCTCAGTGCCTGAGGCTTTGTACAGCGGCTACAACGTGTTGATTGAGCTGGTGGGGTTAGCGGTTCTctacatgtgcattttttttctccactgtTGATGAACTTTTTGATGACCCCACTGTTGACGAACTTATCAGCTTACGGGCAATAGCGCCTAGGGCAGCTCTGAAAGGTAGAACAGCTGTAGtttcatgtgtgcatgtgtggtgTATTGCTCTTCAGGAAGGTGTCGCGAATTGCCAGGTCTCAGGAGGAAGCAGTTGTGAGCGGTCAGGTGGTAACAGGCCTGAATTCACTTGTGAATTTTGCAGATACACATTTCCGTGTTTTGACTGGAGCACTACTATGAactactatgaaaaaaaaaatcacgtttgGTCCGAACTACTAGGTGCACTTCTCCAATTAAGCTAATCATTGCCTGTGGCATTTATAGTGAAAGGAGGATGTTTGAAATTTCTCTACTGTTGACATATTCTTTAAATACGGTGTTACAACTTTCTCAACAGTGTGTACATAAATTCTCTCCCTGAATGCGATCCATAGAGATGTGTTGGCATGTAGTTAGGGATTTAGGCAGCTGCGCTTCTTGCTATCAACTAATGCATTATTGTCTGTTCACTGCCTCTCGAGTTGCTTCTCCTGGTCCAGTTTCATGTAAATCTCTTTTCCCGTCTCCTACACTTTCTCTCTCACGGTGGAGAGGATGGGAGAGTAACCCATCAGTTGGCACAATGGTAGCACCAGATTGCTGGCCCATCTTCTTGGCCCAGTACAGAAGTATGTGTTTATGAACCTCATGTTGTTGAAGAAGCATTCACAATTGAGTTCTATATTACTGAAGATTGTAAAAGCTGCTGGATGCATAAAGATAAAGCAGGCCAGAAGACTAGAATGGCAACAGCAATGCAGTGTAGAAACACCAACGCATTGCAAATTAAACAAAATCCAGTTTTTATTCAGCTTACTGATGCCATCATGCTTGCTTGCAAAGAACAGATTTTGTTTGAAGAGGCGCCACATAACGATTAGGACGGCCATAGCAGTCTCATGCTGAAGTCTATCTTGGTGCGACTAGGGGTAGAGCATTCTGGCGGTTGGTCACAGGCATTATTTTGAATTCTCGCTTCCTATGCTACACAGCaaattggcagaaaaaaaaaactgtctcatTAATTACTGTGCATTCGTCAATGTGGTTGGTTGCATTGAGGCATAATTCTGGAATAAATTCTTTTCACCTTTTGGAAATGGACCAAagacaaaagaaacacacactATGCAGATGACTGATTTGTCGTTGCTGATCCTATCTTCACTCTTATTCTTTGTGCCCATTGTTTACTCCTTAATCTTAATTATTTAtgtgttatttttattgattgttATTCTATGCTTAATCTTATTCTTTGCTCCAGGCCTGTGTCCTGAAGGTAGGGTGAATGCAATTCAAATATTAAACAGCCAGCTCACTAACTGCAATGATGGCACTGATGAACTGTGTGTCATTTGTAATGTTACTGTAATGTCATAACTGGCCCAGCTATGCCTACTTCAGAACAAGGGCCTCTCCCAGATCCCTCCATCTAACCCTGTTCTGAGCCACCTGCAGCGACCTTAGCCCCGTAGACTCCCCAATATAGTCTGCTGCTTACCTGACTGTTGGTGCCCTCTTGTATGTCTGCATTCGCCTGTGTTACCCAAGGATCTCTCGGGTAATGTCACTGCATGATAGATTGTAATTAGAGCTTGCTCCTCTGTGAAttttttggtgtgaataacgcgctacacactaacaaaattaCAAATGGAAGAACGGGAGACAcgggacaagcgcgcactaacaactgaagtttattctggtacgagggtacagaAATACATTCCGTCACATGCTGAAGCAATCAATTCATTGTCAACAGCTGTGTGttcttccagttgtcgttttgttagtgtgtagcgcgttattcgcACCAAAtgtataaccaactagcccacattgctgtctTGCCTCTGTGAATATTGAACATATCTGGCCGCTCATGCTTTGCTATGCCGTGCTGCGAGTGAGTTGGTACAGTGCAGTAAGTATGCCTTGCAAACATGGGTGCAAAATTATATTAACAGTGAAATATGCAATGGAACCATCTTTTCTAGGTTTTCGCTTTGGACCAAAGTCATCTTTTGTGTTCCTAAAATGGTTTTGCCTTTCTATCATTGACTCAAGGCTGATCTTACAAATTATATTCTGAATAAGGAATAAGTGGGCATCATTTGTAGTGTACGGTGATCGCTGTTTTTTGTTTGCCCTGTACATCGTGTGTTTTCAGAATTAGAATTCCATTACTCTTTCTGCTAATGTATGGCACCATTCAGTTCGAGCTGAAACTCTTCTCCTTCCTATATCACCGTGTATGCattgttcttttgttttctgaTTCCAACTTGAATTTACTCTTAGCAAGATGAAAAATGGACGCATTTTTAAGCCGGCTCTCTCTATCATCCATGGCTTTTTTCCTTCCTCCCTGTCTTTGCACTGCTTTTCCGTTTTTCAGTCAtgctgaaccaactagcccaatgcTCAATGTTTGTGAGCAAGCCAAGGGATTTGCCACTGCTCCTGTAGTGTGCAGGTAGGTTGAGAGACCATGGTCCTGAGCATAAATGGGTTGCATCCACCCACCCATGCTCTAACCTGTGTATGGTATGCATTATGtgcccttctttctctctttccgctCTTCACCTCCGTCGTCCCTTCCTCCTCCTGGTGTAGTTCAGGCTTGTACACAGTGTGAAGCAATCTACATTGCCTTCACTCTCTCCATAGCTTTCTTCTCACTACAAAGAGGACTGTGTTTCATTAAAAATGTCTGCACTGAGCTGAGGGGTCTCCATCACTCTCATATTCCTAATTCCTGTTTATCTCCACATTCCTGATGTGATACCTGCGATCTTGTGATCAAGCCCAAAGCACTACAGCATTCTGGCAGATGGAACAGGCTAAGTTGTGAGCTTTGCAGGTTGTGTTAGTGCCTGAAAGAAGATGACTTCTTTGGCTTTCAGCTATGGGTTCTCCCTGTTGATTCAAATTCCTTGTCCTCTGTTTCTCTTGAATAGCTTCTTCACCTTCTGTTGTTCTGTGTGTGACATGCATGCTGCCTTCGAGACCATCAAATGGTGCCTGAAGTGGTTTCTGAAATATTGCCACAGTCATGGTGAGttgaataataacaataataattgtttttttggggaaaagaaatggcgcagtatctgtctcatataccgttggacacctgaacctgtaagggaagggataatggaaggagtgaaagaagaaaggaagaagaggtgccgtagtggagggctccggaataatttggaccacctggggatctttaacgtgcactgacatcgcacagcacacgggcgccttagcgtttttcctccataaaaatgcagccgccgcggttgggtacGCAGTCAGCTTACTTTGCTGCTCCAGGACACGACGCTATTATGGATCCATTCATCAGATTAAGTTTGGAGATGGCGTCCAGCACTAGTGGTGAGTGCTTCTCTCACCACAGTGTTTTGTTATGACTCTCTGCATCAAAGCATACTCTGAGCTGATAAGGCTTCTCTCTTATATCTTGTTTTGGTCATGTTCCTTCACCCGGCTCTCCGTGCACTTTCTAGAGCTTTTCCTTTATATCTTTCAGGTGCAGCTTGCTAATTTCATTTCAGAATgataatgtttatttattttattaagcTTTCAAGACAGTCGCAGATCTAGAGCAAGTAacatttttcttctttgtgaAAAATCTTGAAACAGTCAAGCGTGTGAAGTTCACAGTGGCACCGGCTGCACTCCTGACAGCTTACGCTGTTTTAATGCTGTAGCATTGAAagtcccgtgtcgcagaaaatctggcATCAGTGTCATTGGCCATGGGCGATGGGCCACGGGAAAAATGCCTACCGTGGCAGCTGGCAGATCAATTAATAATTGTTTGCAAGAggctgcttgggaagagcaacgtgggctCACCGCCTTGGGGTCGGTGAGCTGGGGTACCTTGTCAACTTGGCTGGTGCCGGAGATCGATTCCTTCTGGTCTTCCCGAGTGGCTACCACGAGCTGGGTGTTACCCGGTGCCTGGACATTGCCGGGCCTGTGGGTGGTGTCAGCTCGGGGCTGACGGTCGCCGAATTCTGTCGTGCTGCGGGAGTTATTTTTTTTGATGGTCCATTGGGTTCTTCGGAAGGGCgcagacccttccaaacgttgttgttcggtggtgatgaagggagatgtgcagCTGAAGGTCAAAGAgggaatatatttacaggatgtacaagggaaAACTGCGtgacaagttgagtcacacagacagtgaAGCTTCAACTTAGaaagacaattctcacacagagagacactctctacaagcccttactcatcgacccgaggttagagtctagggttgtcgaattacgtgccactgcacggagcctctagctcaactagacaggagtgctctccaatgattttacatgcaattttaaagcttttgcaaacaaagaagttagggcggtcatatttcgaggcccgccctaagcttcggtAACCAATGCAGGTAGCCAcggcccctgaaggttggacccaacttcgagccctgGGCGTggctaaaaaggaaaaggaacacataccgaaaacattctgaaaatcCTCTCACCTGCgtgtcgcctctcga
Coding sequences within it:
- the LOC144094921 gene encoding uncharacterized protein LOC144094921 isoform X2 gives rise to the protein MASEDDFAKFRHYFTDEEWKGLSECMKTADSNLKKKYELMLNLGLKPVLPEFMKPKPAPAKPAKPPTKSNSPSPETSSSGSRYPRRQRKDINYMECEENSDEEYLFCDDCGVDHPGDCPKHGPLTHVKDAELNRTT